DNA from Podospora pseudopauciseta strain CBS 411.78 chromosome 5 map unlocalized CBS411.78m_5, whole genome shotgun sequence:
ccatcttggaTGGGGTTGGCGGCGTGTGTAATCCCTCTCATCTGTCCGACGGTCATCTTCATGGATAGCGTACTCGTTTGTTGCCACTCCTACCCGGCAGGTAGATTCGGCAGTCCCTTCAAATCTCCTGGATTCAACTTGAGCTCTTCTTGTGTGAATGTGAACAGCGCCAACCACGGCACCCTCCGCCTAGTATCGCCATTACCCTCCGTACTGGGGCTGCCAATTCTCTCCCACGGTAGATGGGGATTGCTCAACACAACGTGAGGCAGCATCCGGTTCTCTTCGGGGTACCCCGACGGCGGATAGACGGAATAGACGGACTGTTCAGGCAGCATGAATTGTGGTGCGTCGACGGAGAAGGTCTGCTGAGAGAGGAGCAGCAGTGGCTGGTCATTATTCATGGCTGTGACGGTCTGCTCCGAGGTGATAATGTACTGGGGTCCTGCGACAAGACTCGGCGCCCAGAAAGAGTTAAGCCGTTCCTCGCCGGGGAGGAGATCTGGACCGTCATCGTCTTCGCCCAGTAGGGCGAGGCCTTTAGCTTTGCGGGCTTTGTAAACATTTCTTCGGGCATGgcggagggtgaggtggcgGGGGGAGTTGATTGCCCGAGACTTGCTG
Protein-coding regions in this window:
- a CDS encoding uncharacterized protein (EggNog:ENOG503P0J5), with protein sequence MAIFTGSKSRAINSPRHLTLRHARRNVYKARKAKGLALLGEDDDGPDLLPGEERLNSFWAPSLVAGPQYIITSEQTVTAMNNDQPLLLLSQQTFSVDAPQFMLPEQSVYSVYPPSGYPEENRMLPHVVLSNPHLPWERIGSPSTEGNGDTRRRVPWLALFTFTQEELKLNPGDLKGLPNLPAG